One Porphyromonas pogonae genomic region harbors:
- a CDS encoding glycoside hydrolase family 2 TIM barrel-domain containing protein, whose translation MIRKFFILPALLATISAFAQEKPLIEWQNQCAVGLNKLSPHTYVWPYEDASDIAKPGGYENSPFYMSLNGKWKFHWVKNPDNRPKDFYQPSYYTGEWADINVPGNWERQGYGTPIYVNERYEFDDKMFHFKKNPPLVPYAANEVGSYRRTFKIPADWKGRRVVLCCEGASSFYYVWVNGKLLGYNQGSKTNAEWDITEVLNNGENVVALEVYRWSAGSYLECQDMWRLSGIERDVYLYSTPRQYIADYKLNASLDKVGYKNGIFGLGIMIEGISGSKGTIGYSLIDAGGITILQDAIEIESCGQNNFIEFEEKSVPDVKTWNAEHPNLYTLVLELKDAEGKTTELTGCEVGFRTSEIKGRRFCINGVPVLVKGTNRHEHSQLGRTVSKELMEMDIKLMKQHNINTVRNSHYPTHPFWYQLCDRYGLYIIDEANIESHGMGYGSASLAKDSTWLTAHMDRTRRMYQRSKNHPAIVIWSLGNEAGNGINFERTYDWLKVTDKTRPVQYERAELNYNTDIYCRMYRSVDEIKAYVAKKDIYRPFILCEYLHAMGNSCGGLKEYWDVYESEPMAQGGCVWDWVDQSFQEIDATGKWYWTYGGDYGPDSIPSFGNFCCNGLVGADRKPHPHLLEVKKVYQNIKSVLVDRKMMKIRIKNWFDFSNLNEYVCHWNVTTDRGVKIVEGSKVFDGEPHAEIEAVLGGVNLPKGVREAYLTISWTRKDPSLTIPLSWEVAYDQFVFTGDKTSTSHRPRKKGETRFSVDKKTGALTSLSLDGKELLSTPVSLNLFRPATDNDNRDKNGAHLWRQAGLDNVVQKAIAIKEFQSSTKARVELLNKKGIRIGVADFVYTLHRDGGLKVTTVFEPDTLAVRSMARLGLTFRVNDEYNRISYLGRGDNETYADRKQSGKIGLYRTSPEQMFHYYVRPQSAGNRTDVRWTQLTNQAGEGFFVESNRPFQFNMMPFSDIVLEKSSHINDLKRDGMITVHLDAEQAGVGTATCGPGVLPQYLVPLIKGYFEFTIYPIK comes from the coding sequence ATGATACGAAAGTTTTTTATCTTGCCGGCATTGTTGGCAACAATCTCTGCCTTTGCACAGGAAAAACCTCTAATCGAATGGCAAAACCAGTGCGCTGTGGGGTTGAATAAGCTCTCTCCACACACTTATGTATGGCCTTATGAGGATGCTTCCGATATTGCAAAACCGGGAGGATATGAGAACTCTCCTTTTTATATGAGCTTGAATGGGAAATGGAAGTTTCACTGGGTGAAAAATCCGGATAACCGACCAAAAGATTTTTATCAGCCCTCTTATTATACAGGTGAATGGGCAGATATTAATGTCCCCGGTAACTGGGAACGGCAGGGCTATGGCACTCCCATTTACGTCAATGAAAGGTATGAATTTGATGATAAAATGTTTCATTTCAAAAAGAACCCGCCTCTGGTTCCTTATGCAGCAAACGAAGTCGGCTCATATCGCCGTACTTTCAAGATACCCGCAGACTGGAAAGGACGTAGAGTGGTGCTTTGTTGCGAAGGAGCCTCCTCTTTTTATTATGTCTGGGTAAATGGTAAACTTCTCGGATATAATCAAGGATCAAAAACGAATGCCGAGTGGGATATCACAGAAGTATTGAATAACGGAGAAAATGTGGTGGCTTTGGAGGTGTATCGTTGGAGTGCAGGCTCTTATTTGGAATGTCAGGACATGTGGCGTTTGAGCGGGATAGAGCGTGATGTATATCTTTACAGCACTCCCAGGCAATATATTGCTGATTATAAACTAAATGCATCTTTGGACAAAGTTGGGTATAAAAACGGAATTTTCGGACTGGGCATAATGATAGAAGGCATTTCCGGATCAAAGGGAACTATCGGTTACTCTCTGATAGATGCTGGTGGTATAACTATATTGCAGGATGCCATTGAGATAGAATCGTGTGGGCAGAATAATTTTATTGAATTTGAAGAGAAGAGTGTTCCGGATGTAAAAACATGGAATGCCGAACATCCTAATCTCTATACTTTGGTACTGGAGTTGAAAGACGCAGAAGGAAAGACAACAGAACTCACAGGATGTGAGGTCGGATTTCGCACATCTGAAATCAAAGGTAGAAGATTTTGCATTAACGGTGTGCCTGTGTTGGTCAAAGGCACCAACCGTCACGAGCACTCCCAGCTTGGACGCACGGTGAGTAAGGAGTTGATGGAAATGGATATCAAATTGATGAAACAGCACAATATCAACACTGTACGTAACTCACACTATCCCACTCATCCCTTTTGGTATCAGCTTTGCGATCGTTACGGGCTCTATATAATTGATGAAGCGAATATAGAATCGCATGGTATGGGATATGGTTCTGCGTCTTTGGCTAAAGATAGTACATGGCTTACAGCTCATATGGATCGTACACGCCGCATGTATCAACGATCTAAAAATCACCCGGCTATTGTGATTTGGTCCCTGGGTAATGAAGCAGGCAATGGTATTAATTTCGAGCGAACTTATGATTGGCTGAAAGTTACAGACAAAACTCGCCCCGTGCAGTATGAACGTGCCGAACTAAATTACAACACGGATATTTATTGTCGTATGTATCGTAGTGTAGACGAGATAAAAGCGTATGTGGCAAAAAAAGATATCTATCGCCCCTTTATTTTGTGTGAATATCTCCACGCAATGGGTAACAGTTGCGGTGGTTTGAAAGAATACTGGGATGTGTATGAAAGCGAACCGATGGCACAAGGAGGCTGTGTGTGGGACTGGGTAGATCAATCCTTTCAGGAGATAGATGCAACGGGAAAATGGTATTGGACTTACGGTGGTGATTACGGTCCGGACAGCATTCCGAGTTTTGGTAACTTCTGTTGTAACGGATTGGTGGGAGCCGACCGGAAACCTCACCCACATTTGCTGGAAGTGAAGAAAGTATATCAGAATATAAAAAGCGTTTTAGTCGACCGTAAAATGATGAAAATTCGCATTAAGAATTGGTTCGACTTCTCCAATCTGAATGAATATGTCTGTCATTGGAATGTCACGACAGACCGTGGAGTAAAAATAGTAGAAGGAAGTAAGGTTTTTGATGGTGAGCCTCATGCAGAAATAGAGGCCGTGTTGGGAGGTGTAAATCTTCCTAAAGGAGTGCGCGAAGCTTATTTGACTATAAGCTGGACACGAAAGGATCCTTCTCTGACAATTCCACTGAGTTGGGAGGTAGCTTACGACCAATTTGTTTTTACAGGTGATAAAACCTCTACGTCTCACCGTCCGCGTAAAAAGGGTGAAACAAGGTTTAGTGTCGATAAGAAAACGGGAGCGTTGACCTCCTTGAGCCTTGATGGCAAGGAATTGTTGTCCACTCCGGTTTCATTGAACCTTTTCCGTCCGGCTACGGACAATGACAACCGCGATAAGAACGGAGCACATCTATGGCGCCAAGCTGGACTTGATAATGTTGTGCAAAAAGCCATAGCCATTAAAGAATTCCAATCATCGACTAAGGCACGTGTGGAACTTCTCAATAAGAAAGGCATACGGATAGGAGTAGCAGACTTTGTATATACACTTCATCGAGACGGAGGGCTTAAAGTAACAACCGTCTTCGAGCCGGATACTTTAGCAGTAAGATCAATGGCTCGCTTGGGGCTGACATTTCGTGTGAACGATGAGTATAACCGGATCTCATATCTTGGCCGTGGCGATAACGAAACCTATGCCGACCGTAAACAATCCGGTAAAATAGGGTTGTACCGGACTTCTCCCGAACAAATGTTTCATTATTATGTCAGGCCACAGTCAGCAGGTAACCGCACGGATGTACGCTGGACACAGCTGACCAATCAGGCCGGTGAGGGCTTCTTTGTCGAATCGAATCGGCCTTTTCAGTTTAATATGATGCCTTTCTCCGATATCGTTTTGGAAAAGTCTAGTCACATCAATGACCTGAAACGAGACGGAATGATAACAGTACATCTAGATGCCGAACAAGCCGGTGTGGGCACGGCAACTTGTGGCCCGGGTGTGTTGCCTCAGTATTTAGTCCCTTTAATAAAAGGATATTTTGAGTTTACTATTTATCCGATAAAATAA
- a CDS encoding beta-N-acetylhexosaminidase: MTRYIFILWVIILSPIAFGCGTCKPVSNISLVPRPMQVVPGDGNFIFTDKTVFSVESAEQALIANSFIDLFTHAAGFTPKLNVGKKEGANIRFETDSSLKSEAYSLDVLQKTILIKASDIKGFFYALQTIRQLLPASIEEKNTFGSHMEWKIPVMSIRDEPRFEYRALLLDVSRFFIPKENVMRIIDCMGMLKINILHLHLTDDNGWRIEIKKYPRLTDIGAWRVDHMDVPFPSRRNPNPGEPTPIGGFYTQEDIKEMVAYATERQIEIVPEIDVPAHSNAALAAYPKLACPVVKDYIGVLPGLGGNNSDIIFCAGNDSVFTFLENVFDEVLALFPSRYIHIGGDEARKKYWKQCSLCQARMKRENLKDEEDLQGYFMKRISDYVCSKGREVIGWDELTNSSFLPKGIIILGWQGYGQAALKAAEKGHRFIMTPARVMYLIRYQGPQWFEPLTYFGNNTLQDVYDYEPIQKGWKPEYASLLMGVQASLWTEFCNRPEDVDYLVFPRLAALAEVTWTQPEKKDWASFLKAMDKYNAHLDKKGIVYARSMYNIQHKVIPERGMLKVLLECIRPDVEIRLTTNGQEPTSDSQLYTEPLIVKDVQGIKAATFADGRQMGKTLRLPIICNKATGKPVIGIQPIDNVLTNGVRGSLKQTDFEWFSNMKNGLVSFTIDLQRQEKISSCIIECITNYGMGVHKPKAIRVEVSDDNIIFHDVGGLGFAPSEIFQEGTFIEDITVKMKQTCARYVRVTAEGAGCCPPNHVRPGQESRVCFDEVIIE; this comes from the coding sequence ATAACAAGATATATATTTATATTATGGGTGATAATTTTATCCCCCATAGCATTCGGGTGCGGTACCTGCAAACCGGTATCTAATATATCTCTAGTCCCCCGTCCAATGCAGGTAGTACCTGGTGATGGAAATTTTATTTTTACTGATAAAACGGTGTTTTCCGTAGAAAGCGCCGAACAAGCCTTAATTGCTAATAGCTTCATAGACTTATTTACACATGCTGCCGGCTTTACTCCAAAGCTAAACGTAGGGAAAAAGGAGGGAGCAAATATCCGTTTCGAAACAGATAGTTCTCTGAAAAGTGAAGCCTACTCACTAGATGTTTTACAAAAAACGATACTCATTAAGGCCTCTGATATAAAAGGCTTCTTTTATGCTTTACAGACGATACGTCAGTTGCTTCCGGCATCTATCGAAGAAAAAAATACTTTTGGGTCACACATGGAATGGAAGATTCCGGTAATGAGTATTCGGGACGAACCGCGCTTTGAATACCGGGCTTTACTATTGGATGTATCACGATTTTTTATCCCTAAAGAAAATGTGATGCGAATTATAGATTGTATGGGCATGCTTAAGATTAACATACTTCATCTCCATTTGACCGATGATAATGGATGGCGTATAGAAATAAAGAAATACCCTCGCCTGACGGATATCGGAGCGTGGAGGGTCGATCATATGGATGTACCGTTTCCCAGCCGTCGTAATCCGAACCCCGGAGAACCTACTCCTATAGGAGGTTTTTACACACAAGAAGATATCAAAGAAATGGTAGCTTACGCTACTGAGCGTCAGATCGAGATAGTACCTGAAATCGATGTGCCAGCTCATAGCAATGCGGCTTTGGCGGCTTATCCTAAATTAGCATGCCCCGTGGTAAAGGATTATATAGGTGTATTGCCCGGTTTGGGAGGAAATAATTCCGATATTATTTTTTGTGCCGGAAATGACAGTGTATTTACTTTCTTGGAAAACGTGTTTGATGAAGTCTTGGCATTGTTCCCTTCGCGCTATATCCATATCGGCGGAGACGAGGCTCGGAAAAAATACTGGAAACAATGTTCATTATGTCAGGCACGAATGAAGCGTGAGAATCTCAAAGATGAAGAAGATCTGCAAGGATATTTCATGAAGCGCATCAGTGATTATGTGTGCAGTAAAGGCCGTGAAGTGATTGGGTGGGATGAATTGACCAATAGCAGTTTCCTGCCCAAGGGGATTATCATTCTGGGTTGGCAAGGTTATGGACAAGCTGCTCTGAAAGCGGCAGAGAAAGGGCATCGTTTCATTATGACTCCGGCACGTGTGATGTACCTGATTCGTTATCAAGGACCGCAATGGTTCGAACCACTAACCTACTTTGGCAATAACACGCTCCAAGACGTGTATGATTATGAGCCGATACAAAAAGGTTGGAAACCGGAATATGCTTCTCTTTTGATGGGCGTACAAGCCTCCTTGTGGACAGAGTTTTGTAACAGACCTGAGGATGTTGATTATCTCGTGTTCCCACGCTTGGCTGCATTGGCAGAAGTTACTTGGACACAACCGGAAAAGAAAGATTGGGCTTCATTTCTGAAAGCTATGGATAAGTATAATGCACATTTGGACAAGAAGGGAATAGTTTATGCTCGTTCCATGTACAATATTCAGCATAAAGTGATACCGGAGCGAGGGATGCTCAAAGTGCTACTGGAGTGCATCCGCCCGGATGTGGAGATACGCTTGACCACCAATGGACAGGAACCTACATCAGATTCGCAGTTATACACAGAACCCTTGATTGTAAAGGATGTACAGGGGATCAAAGCTGCTACTTTTGCAGATGGCAGGCAGATGGGCAAAACCCTTAGATTACCCATTATTTGTAATAAAGCTACCGGAAAACCTGTGATAGGCATCCAACCAATTGATAATGTATTGACAAATGGCGTTCGGGGAAGTCTAAAGCAAACCGACTTTGAATGGTTTAGCAACATGAAAAATGGTCTTGTTTCTTTTACTATCGATTTGCAACGACAGGAGAAAATAAGTTCTTGCATTATCGAATGTATTACAAATTACGGAATGGGCGTACATAAACCGAAAGCCATTCGAGTAGAAGTATCCGATGATAACATAATATTTCATGATGTGGGAGGATTGGGCTTTGCTCCTTCAGAAATATTCCAAGAAGGTACTTTCATTGAAGACATCACAGTGAAAATGAAACAAACGTGTGCGCGTTATGTGCGTGTGACGGCAGAAGGAGCCGGATGTTGTCCGCCGAACCATGTACGTCCCGGACAAGAATCCCGAGTCTGTTTTGACGAGGTGATTATCGAATAG
- the porX gene encoding T9SS response regulator signal transducer PorX: MKEYHILWADDEIDLLKPHILFIEKKGYKVTPVLSGADAVEAVKNDNFDLIFLDENMPGLTGLDTLQVIKELKPYIPVVMVTKSEEEQIMNQAIGGKIADYLIKPVNPNQLLLSLKKNLHQSTILTQTATENYRQEFTRLGAQISDTLTLDEWKDLYKRLVYWEIELEENAQDMGSLLEMQKAEAGRMFSRFVKNNYESWLNASQDKPVMSPDLFKHKVFPLLDNGEKVFFILIDNFRLDQWATVKDMLSEFYTFEEDLYVSILPTATQYARNSIFSGLMPLDIEKMFPELWIDEESEEGKNLNEEPMIRTLLDRYRKPYKFSYNKVYETRFSERLLANISQLKEFPLNVIVLNFVDMLSHARTESKMIRELASSEAAYRSLTRSWFKHSTTYNLFKRISEMGYRVILTTDHGTIRVKNPVKIVGDKNTNTNLRYKIGKSLGFNPKEVFEISNPAKIGLPQNNISDKFVFCLNDDFFAYPNNYNYYVQYYKDTFQHGGVSMEEMLVPIITMQPK; this comes from the coding sequence ATGAAAGAGTATCACATATTATGGGCTGACGACGAGATCGATCTCCTGAAACCTCATATTCTATTTATTGAAAAGAAAGGATACAAAGTAACTCCCGTACTAAGTGGCGCAGATGCTGTAGAAGCGGTAAAGAACGACAACTTTGATCTTATCTTTCTTGATGAGAATATGCCAGGTCTTACGGGGCTCGATACTTTACAGGTAATCAAGGAGCTCAAGCCATATATTCCTGTCGTCATGGTGACAAAGAGTGAGGAGGAGCAGATTATGAATCAGGCTATTGGCGGTAAGATAGCAGACTATCTCATCAAACCGGTCAATCCCAATCAGCTCCTTCTTTCTCTCAAGAAAAACCTCCACCAAAGCACCATCCTCACCCAAACAGCTACGGAAAACTATCGCCAGGAGTTTACCCGCCTTGGTGCCCAGATAAGTGATACTCTCACGCTGGACGAATGGAAAGATCTTTACAAGAGACTTGTGTATTGGGAGATTGAGCTGGAAGAGAATGCTCAAGATATGGGTAGTTTGCTTGAGATGCAAAAGGCCGAGGCAGGACGCATGTTTAGCCGCTTTGTCAAGAATAATTATGAAAGTTGGTTAAACGCCTCGCAGGACAAACCTGTGATGAGCCCGGATTTGTTCAAGCACAAAGTATTTCCTTTGCTGGATAACGGCGAGAAAGTTTTTTTCATTCTTATTGATAATTTTCGTCTCGACCAGTGGGCTACCGTCAAAGATATGCTCAGTGAGTTTTATACCTTCGAGGAAGATCTCTACGTCTCCATTCTTCCTACGGCCACTCAGTATGCTCGCAATTCCATCTTCTCAGGACTTATGCCTTTGGATATAGAGAAGATGTTCCCTGAACTATGGATTGATGAAGAAAGTGAGGAGGGCAAGAATCTCAATGAAGAGCCCATGATCAGGACACTTCTCGATAGATATCGCAAGCCTTATAAGTTTTCTTATAATAAGGTATATGAGACACGATTTAGTGAAAGATTGCTGGCAAATATATCCCAGCTCAAGGAGTTTCCGCTCAATGTCATAGTTCTTAATTTTGTGGATATGCTTTCTCATGCCCGCACCGAAAGCAAGATGATCCGTGAGCTTGCCAGCTCTGAAGCTGCATACCGATCCCTCACGCGTAGCTGGTTCAAGCACTCTACTACCTACAATCTCTTCAAGCGCATATCCGAGATGGGATACCGTGTTATACTTACCACCGATCACGGTACCATACGTGTCAAAAATCCGGTGAAAATAGTTGGAGATAAAAATACCAATACTAACCTGAGATATAAGATAGGTAAAAGTCTAGGTTTTAATCCTAAAGAAGTTTTTGAAATCAGTAATCCTGCTAAGATCGGTTTGCCACAAAACAATATTTCAGATAAATTTGTATTCTGTTTGAATGATGATTTCTTTGCTTATCCGAACAATTATAACTACTACGTTCAGTATTACAAAGACACATTCCAGCACGGAGGCGTCTCTATGGAGGAGATGTTAGTCCCAATTATCACCATGCAACCTAAGTAG
- the tsaE gene encoding tRNA (adenosine(37)-N6)-threonylcarbamoyltransferase complex ATPase subunit type 1 TsaE has protein sequence MSKTIKIESADTIRESAREFIREVLPLGDVFAFYAPMGTGKTTFIKAVCEELGVTDVINSPTFSIINEYRSEDSGELIYHFDCYRLNKLSDALNLGAEDYFESGCVCFIEWPEVLEDILPHDAVKIAIEEQADGSRLLSVLS, from the coding sequence ATGTCAAAGACGATAAAAATCGAGTCCGCAGATACTATACGTGAGTCGGCTCGTGAGTTCATCCGAGAGGTACTTCCTCTCGGAGATGTATTTGCTTTCTATGCCCCCATGGGCACAGGCAAGACTACCTTTATAAAAGCGGTGTGCGAGGAACTCGGTGTTACCGATGTTATCAATAGCCCCACCTTTTCTATTATCAACGAATACCGTTCCGAGGATTCGGGCGAACTCATTTATCATTTCGATTGCTATAGACTCAACAAGCTTTCCGATGCACTCAATCTTGGTGCAGAGGATTATTTCGAAAGCGGTTGTGTTTGTTTTATTGAGTGGCCGGAGGTTTTAGAAGATATTTTGCCCCACGATGCCGTCAAGATAGCCATTGAGGAGCAAGCTGACGGTTCGCGTTTATTATCCGTATTAAGTTAA
- a CDS encoding thymidine kinase: protein MDHYIIENNACGSVSKRGSIEVICGSMFSGKTEELLRRLRRAKIARQKVEIFKPAIDTRYDEEQVVSHDRNTIDSTPVDNSGNILLMCSEVDVVGIDEAQFFDDGLVSIVQQLADQGIRVVIAGLDMDFRRNPFGPMPALCAIADSVLKVHAICVECGRLANYSYRLVEATEQVVLGELNEYRPLCRGCYMKHHSQESK, encoded by the coding sequence ATGGATCATTATATTATTGAGAATAATGCTTGTGGCAGTGTATCTAAGAGAGGAAGCATAGAAGTCATTTGCGGATCTATGTTTAGCGGAAAAACTGAAGAACTCCTTCGTCGACTTCGCCGTGCCAAGATAGCTCGCCAGAAGGTAGAGATATTCAAGCCCGCCATAGATACACGTTATGACGAAGAGCAAGTTGTTTCTCATGATCGCAATACTATTGACTCCACACCGGTGGACAATTCCGGCAATATCCTTCTGATGTGTTCCGAAGTCGATGTCGTGGGTATTGATGAGGCGCAGTTTTTCGATGACGGTCTTGTCTCCATCGTGCAGCAATTGGCTGATCAGGGTATTCGTGTGGTTATAGCGGGGTTGGATATGGATTTCCGACGTAATCCTTTTGGCCCCATGCCGGCATTATGTGCTATCGCCGATAGCGTTCTCAAGGTACATGCTATTTGTGTGGAGTGTGGTCGTCTTGCCAACTATTCATACAGACTCGTTGAAGCTACAGAGCAGGTAGTGCTGGGGGAGCTCAATGAATATCGTCCTTTGTGTCGCGGGTGCTACATGAAGCATCATTCTCAAGAGAGCAAATAG
- a CDS encoding 5'-nucleotidase, lipoprotein e(P4) family produces MKINKTTFISACATILLTSACSTSSHMINTHTQAPDNAVLGGKLYSSAWIQRSAEYKALCMQAYNIAELRLNEALQEKEKNLASKPLAVVTDIDETMLDNTPNSVHQALLGKDYEEKSWNEWCRRAEADTLCGALHFFRYAHSKGVEVFYISNRSEADRAGTLENLKKFGFPQTDDQHLLLRQGSSNKQSRRDAVLSKYDIVLLLGDNLGDFDHVYDDGTEAMRHESVVKQRAEFGKKFIVLPNPNYGTWEKAMNGGYPTLDKRNAILKEKLKAY; encoded by the coding sequence ATGAAAATCAATAAAACTACATTCATCTCGGCATGTGCCACCATACTGCTTACATCTGCATGCAGTACATCTTCGCACATGATCAACACCCACACTCAAGCACCCGACAATGCTGTATTGGGAGGTAAGCTTTACAGCTCCGCCTGGATACAGCGCTCTGCCGAGTATAAGGCTCTGTGCATGCAAGCTTATAACATTGCTGAGCTGAGGTTAAACGAAGCTTTGCAAGAGAAAGAGAAAAATCTGGCGTCCAAACCTTTGGCCGTAGTAACGGATATTGATGAGACTATGCTGGACAATACTCCCAACAGCGTGCATCAGGCATTACTGGGCAAAGATTATGAAGAAAAGTCTTGGAATGAGTGGTGCCGGAGAGCTGAAGCCGATACCTTGTGCGGAGCTTTGCATTTCTTTAGGTATGCCCACAGCAAGGGTGTAGAAGTATTTTATATCTCCAATAGATCGGAGGCTGATAGAGCCGGTACGTTGGAGAATCTGAAGAAATTCGGATTTCCGCAGACAGATGATCAGCATCTGCTTCTCCGTCAGGGATCGTCCAACAAACAGTCACGTCGTGATGCTGTTCTCTCCAAGTACGATATCGTTTTGCTTTTGGGAGACAATCTTGGCGATTTCGATCATGTCTATGATGACGGCACAGAAGCCATGAGGCATGAGAGTGTTGTGAAGCAACGAGCCGAGTTTGGAAAGAAATTCATCGTATTGCCCAATCCCAATTACGGTACTTGGGAAAAAGCGATGAACGGAGGTTATCCTACTTTGGACAAGCGCAATGCTATTCTCAAGGAAAAGCTCAAGGCATACTGA
- a CDS encoding transglutaminase domain-containing protein: MKKIFILFALLSLWSCHKDVPVLPVVEEPAKEQAKEDPEKKDPETPKQSGDSITSDEHDSALTREETLFRRLANAALRGQETCDVGDLNIKMEAKEGTLSESEELFAKFVKKYPFIFHIETDGSFSVVYKESDHSLVDKYRIESKVPMNQIREWANNVEKGMEECYASLAEGMSDVEIAYSVGYQITKRTSYSFADHPFDLLGPLVLGKAVCQGYSLAYCMLMENLGIRTDYIRGSSLYENLGHVWNRIFIEGQWYNMDLTWDDSGGSFPISDFVCKFAFTSDSRFYDELKHVRATEFPKIPAANSRRFENDNYFFRKNPNQTEAIYINKYWYYLSMTDMCIYKSYFDGSNRQTIYKLNRPAKEGYLWKQIAFGDKKIYFIDKFDNENYVCSVGYDGTGFEKNQRVTYGQLAMEGYRVKAQEGPYKKKDFGIVALRAEVALAKMKDAYYHGQEDYLVPKDPRRVEFVNTIKQAEKLLQSKSGNTSEATALCHKLRSIRKSYSMPLTYKA; the protein is encoded by the coding sequence ATGAAAAAAATATTTATTCTATTTGCTTTATTAAGCCTTTGGTCATGTCATAAAGATGTGCCCGTATTGCCTGTTGTTGAAGAGCCTGCCAAAGAACAGGCAAAAGAAGACCCGGAAAAGAAGGATCCCGAAACACCGAAACAATCGGGAGATTCTATTACTTCAGATGAGCATGACTCAGCTTTGACACGCGAAGAAACTTTATTTCGTCGATTGGCAAACGCGGCATTGAGAGGACAAGAAACATGTGATGTGGGAGACTTGAATATAAAGATGGAGGCTAAGGAAGGCACCCTTTCAGAAAGCGAAGAATTATTTGCAAAATTTGTCAAAAAGTATCCTTTTATATTTCATATAGAAACGGATGGTAGTTTCTCTGTAGTTTATAAGGAATCCGATCATTCTTTGGTTGACAAATACCGGATTGAGTCTAAGGTCCCAATGAATCAGATACGTGAGTGGGCTAATAATGTGGAGAAGGGCATGGAAGAGTGCTATGCCTCCTTGGCTGAGGGGATGTCTGATGTAGAAATTGCTTATTCAGTAGGATATCAGATTACCAAAAGAACATCATATAGCTTTGCTGACCATCCTTTCGATTTATTAGGGCCTCTCGTTTTAGGGAAAGCTGTATGCCAAGGTTATAGTCTTGCATATTGTATGTTGATGGAAAACCTTGGTATTCGTACCGATTATATACGTGGCAGTAGTCTTTATGAGAACTTAGGACATGTCTGGAATAGAATTTTTATTGAAGGGCAGTGGTACAATATGGATCTTACATGGGATGATTCCGGTGGATCATTCCCAATTTCCGACTTTGTATGTAAATTTGCTTTCACATCCGATAGTAGATTTTATGATGAACTCAAGCATGTAAGAGCAACTGAATTTCCTAAGATTCCTGCTGCAAACAGCCGTCGTTTTGAGAATGATAACTATTTCTTTCGTAAAAATCCAAATCAAACCGAAGCTATTTACATAAATAAATACTGGTATTATTTGTCTATGACTGATATGTGCATTTATAAAAGTTATTTCGATGGAAGTAATAGGCAAACTATCTACAAGCTTAATCGTCCCGCTAAAGAAGGATATTTATGGAAGCAAATAGCTTTTGGTGATAAAAAGATTTATTTCATAGACAAATTTGATAATGAAAACTACGTTTGTTCAGTCGGTTACGATGGTACAGGTTTCGAAAAAAATCAACGTGTAACATATGGTCAATTGGCTATGGAGGGATATCGTGTTAAAGCCCAAGAAGGTCCTTATAAGAAAAAAGATTTTGGTATTGTGGCCTTGCGAGCGGAAGTCGCTCTCGCCAAAATGAAAGACGCTTATTATCACGGTCAAGAAGATTATTTGGTACCCAAAGATCCTCGCAGAGTTGAATTTGTAAATACAATTAAGCAGGCCGAAAAATTATTGCAAAGCAAAAGTGGTAATACAAGTGAAGCTACGGCCTTATGTCACAAGCTTAGAAGCATCAGGAAAAGCTACTCCATGCCACTAACTTACAAAGCATAA